The proteins below come from a single Caenibius sp. WL genomic window:
- a CDS encoding lysozyme — MGLLDYFTRRPDGRAEPVSPPPIEPLAPTAERKPGKVTLAVIVGAGVAAALGQFIPTEESGRKVEASVGRDGTLQVRHISGKQYLRAYLDIVGVATACDGITTYRGKPIKAGQQFTEAQCAAMLEEELIAHAQGVMKCTPGLALSSNPTIERRREGPRFAAVSLAYNVGVRRYCGSTGASRFNAGAYDSGCEALTWWNKAGGRVVKGLVARRERERRVCIGGLRVLK; from the coding sequence ATGGGACTGCTTGATTATTTCACCCGCCGCCCGGACGGCCGCGCCGAACCGGTCAGCCCGCCGCCGATCGAACCCCTCGCCCCCACAGCCGAACGTAAGCCGGGCAAGGTTACGCTGGCGGTGATCGTCGGCGCTGGCGTTGCTGCGGCGCTGGGCCAGTTCATCCCAACGGAGGAATCCGGCCGGAAGGTGGAAGCGAGCGTTGGCCGAGACGGCACGCTGCAGGTTCGCCATATCAGCGGCAAGCAGTATCTGCGCGCGTATCTCGATATCGTCGGCGTTGCGACGGCCTGCGACGGCATCACCACCTATCGCGGCAAGCCCATCAAGGCGGGCCAGCAATTCACCGAAGCCCAATGCGCGGCTATGCTCGAAGAAGAGCTGATCGCACATGCGCAAGGCGTGATGAAATGCACCCCGGGACTGGCGCTTTCCAGTAATCCCACGATCGAGCGCCGCCGCGAAGGGCCGCGCTTTGCCGCTGTGTCGCTTGCCTACAACGTGGGCGTGCGGCGCTACTGCGGATCGACGGGCGCGAGCCGCTTCAACGCGGGAGCCTATGACAGCGGCTGCGAAGCGCTGACCTGGTGGAACAAGGCCGGTGGGCGTGTCGTCAAAGGTCTGGTGGCGCGCCGCGAGCGCGAACGCCGTGTATGTATCGGCGGCTTGAGGGTGCTGAAATGA
- a CDS encoding NADP-dependent isocitrate dehydrogenase yields the protein MAKIKVANPVVELDGDEMTRIIWQWIRERLILPYLDIDLKYYDLSVEKRDETDDQITVDAANAIKQYGVGVKCATITPDEARVEEFSLKKMWKSPNGTIRNILGGVVFREPIVIQNVPRLVPGWTDPIVVGRHAFGDQYRATDTLIPGPGKLRLVFEGDNGENLDLEVFNFPSSGVAMAMYNLDDSIRDFARASFNYGYNLGWPVYLSTKNTIMKAYDGRFKDLFQEVFDTEGFKEKFAEKGIVYEHRLIDDMVASALKWSGKFVWACKNYDGDVQSDTVAQGFGSLGLMTSVLMTPDGKTVEAEAAHGTVTRHYRQHQQGKATSTNPIASIFAWTRGLMYRGKFDNTPDVVRFAETLERICIETVESGKMTKDLALLIGPDQAWMTTEQFFEAIVQNLETEMAGWA from the coding sequence ATGGCAAAGATCAAGGTTGCTAACCCCGTCGTCGAACTCGACGGCGACGAAATGACCCGGATTATCTGGCAGTGGATCCGCGAACGGCTGATCCTGCCTTATCTGGACATCGATCTGAAGTACTACGATCTCTCGGTCGAGAAGCGCGACGAAACCGACGACCAGATCACCGTCGACGCCGCCAACGCGATCAAGCAGTACGGCGTGGGCGTCAAATGCGCCACCATCACCCCCGATGAAGCGCGCGTCGAAGAATTCAGCCTCAAGAAGATGTGGAAGTCGCCCAACGGCACGATCCGCAACATCCTGGGCGGCGTGGTGTTCCGCGAACCGATCGTGATCCAGAACGTGCCGCGGCTGGTGCCCGGCTGGACCGATCCGATCGTCGTCGGCCGTCACGCTTTCGGTGACCAGTACCGCGCCACCGACACGCTGATCCCCGGCCCCGGCAAGCTGCGCCTGGTGTTCGAAGGCGACAACGGCGAAAACCTCGATCTGGAAGTGTTCAACTTCCCGTCCAGCGGCGTCGCCATGGCGATGTACAACCTCGACGATTCGATCCGCGATTTCGCCCGCGCCAGCTTCAACTACGGCTACAACCTCGGCTGGCCGGTGTACCTCTCGACCAAGAACACGATCATGAAGGCCTATGACGGCCGCTTCAAGGATCTGTTCCAGGAAGTGTTCGACACCGAAGGCTTCAAGGAAAAGTTCGCCGAAAAGGGCATCGTTTACGAACATCGCCTGATCGACGACATGGTGGCTTCGGCTCTCAAGTGGAGCGGCAAGTTCGTCTGGGCCTGCAAGAACTACGACGGCGACGTGCAGTCCGATACGGTTGCGCAGGGCTTCGGTTCGCTGGGCCTGATGACTTCGGTCCTGATGACGCCGGACGGCAAGACCGTGGAAGCGGAAGCGGCGCACGGCACCGTCACCCGCCACTATCGCCAGCACCAGCAGGGCAAGGCGACCTCGACCAATCCGATCGCATCGATCTTCGCGTGGACGCGCGGCCTGATGTATCGCGGCAAGTTCGACAATACGCCCGACGTGGTGCGCTTCGCCGAAACGCTCGAACGCATCTGCATCGAAACCGTCGAAAGCGGCAAGATGACCAAGGATCTGGCGCTGCTGATCGGCCCCGATCAGGCATGGATGACGACCGAACAGTTCTTCGAGGCGATCGTGCAGAACCTCGAAACGGAAATGGCCGGCTGGGCCTGA
- a CDS encoding sulfurtransferase, whose translation MAFTTIISARDLHDLIVAGEPLLLLDCEFDLGDPAKGRDTYTQGHIPGARYIHLDDDLSGQPDGANGRHPLPDPGVFAGRLRALGLKRGQQVIAYDGNGGHFAARLWWMLRWLGHDAVAVLDGGRQAWLAAGFALESGTPAPAEPGDFEPAPSLAGGVVSADEVLANIDGGDLVVIDARDPARFRGEPHSLDSASGHIPGARNRFLRDNFKPDGTFKSAAELAEAFGAVLAGTPAEKAVMQCGSGVTACSNALAMEIAGLKGAKLYPGSWSEWTADPSRPITTGG comes from the coding sequence ATGGCGTTCACCACGATCATTTCGGCAAGGGATTTGCACGATCTGATCGTGGCGGGCGAACCGCTGCTCCTGCTCGATTGCGAATTCGATCTGGGCGATCCCGCGAAGGGGCGGGATACCTATACGCAGGGGCATATCCCGGGCGCGCGCTATATCCATCTGGATGACGATCTTTCCGGCCAGCCGGACGGCGCGAACGGGCGCCATCCGCTGCCGGATCCCGGCGTGTTCGCCGGGCGCTTGCGCGCGCTGGGTTTGAAACGCGGCCAGCAGGTGATCGCTTATGACGGGAACGGCGGGCATTTTGCCGCGCGCCTGTGGTGGATGCTGCGCTGGCTGGGGCACGATGCGGTGGCGGTGCTCGATGGCGGGCGGCAGGCATGGCTGGCCGCAGGGTTCGCGCTGGAAAGCGGCACGCCCGCACCCGCCGAACCGGGCGATTTCGAGCCCGCACCCTCGCTTGCCGGGGGCGTGGTGAGCGCGGACGAGGTGCTGGCCAATATCGATGGCGGCGATCTGGTGGTGATCGATGCCCGCGATCCGGCGCGCTTTCGCGGCGAACCGCACTCGCTGGACAGCGCATCGGGCCATATTCCCGGCGCGCGCAACCGCTTCCTGCGCGACAATTTCAAGCCCGACGGCACGTTCAAAAGCGCGGCGGAACTGGCGGAGGCGTTCGGCGCCGTTCTGGCGGGCACGCCGGCGGAGAAGGCGGTGATGCAATGCGGTTCGGGCGTGACGGCCTGTTCCAACGCCCTGGCGATGGAGATCGCCGGGCTCAAAGGCGCAAAGCTCTATCCCGGATCGTGGAGCGAGTGGACCGCTGACCCCTCCCGCCCGATCACCACGGGCGGCTGA
- a CDS encoding SOS response-associated peptidase family protein, whose protein sequence is MCNLYRLDPSQKIFDFTPADIQQFNVPVDVYPTYPGLVVEGRKLKRMTWGIPMHFKGKAKPAPVNNARGDRLRTLWRVPFERRRLLIPVSQWAEAQGEKGRMTKTWCSVPGQAPFMVAGIWNPSVEWGDSYSMVMTDSSPQIAHIHDRMPVILAPEHYAQWTEGTPEEAFALVRPWDGPIAVDATAELWSARRKPAV, encoded by the coding sequence ATGTGCAATCTCTACCGTCTCGATCCGAGCCAGAAGATTTTCGATTTCACCCCGGCGGACATCCAGCAATTCAATGTGCCGGTCGATGTCTATCCGACCTATCCCGGGCTGGTGGTGGAAGGCCGCAAATTGAAGCGCATGACGTGGGGCATTCCCATGCACTTCAAAGGCAAGGCCAAGCCCGCACCGGTCAACAACGCGCGCGGCGATCGCCTGCGCACCCTATGGCGCGTCCCGTTCGAACGCCGCCGGCTGCTCATCCCTGTGAGCCAATGGGCCGAAGCACAGGGCGAGAAGGGGCGGATGACCAAAACATGGTGCAGCGTGCCCGGGCAGGCGCCGTTCATGGTCGCCGGGATCTGGAATCCCAGCGTGGAATGGGGCGACAGCTATTCGATGGTCATGACCGACAGCAGCCCGCAGATTGCGCATATCCATGATCGGATGCCGGTGATCCTTGCCCCTGAGCATTACGCGCAGTGGACCGAGGGCACGCCCGAGGAAGCTTTCGCACTGGTGCGGCCATGGGACGGGCCGATTGCCGTCGATGCTACCGCCGAACTCTGGTCAGCGCGGCGCAAACCGGCAGTCTGA
- a CDS encoding bifunctional GNAT family N-acetyltransferase/carbon-nitrogen hydrolase family protein → MTEARAATEARAKARLEVRQARPEDARAISALVRRVYDELPAYRMSEIRGQLNNFPEGCFVAKMDGKLVGYCASMRIDGDVALKPHTWDAITGNGYGSRHDPTGDWLYGYEMCVDPKVRGTRIGRRLYEERRALAERLDLSGIVFGGRMPNLQRLWRKIDGPEDYLAKVQDGKIHDPVLRFQLANGFEPIGILKNYLPEDKKSRAYAAHMVWRNPFVDRDQPTKFRLPRDVESVRIATCQLQARAVKDFEEFIGQIEYFIDVAADYEADFIVFPEMFTLMLLSFEEKELTPLEAIEALSRYTPRIRKALSEMALQYNINIIGGSHPTQKEDGDIHNVAYICLRDGSVHEQEKIHPTPNEAYWWNIKGGDSIDSIPTDCGPIGVLICYDSEFPELARRLVDEGARIIFVPFCTDSRQGYMRVRYCAQARAIENQCFVVLSGNVGNLPNVGNMDIQYAQSCILTPCDFPFARDGVAAEASENVETLTISDVNLADLSWARAEGTVQNLNDRRFDLYRIEWNDTPARSGDEETHGHPAIGPHTAGGG, encoded by the coding sequence ATGACAGAAGCCCGCGCCGCCACGGAAGCCCGCGCCAAGGCCCGCCTGGAAGTCCGCCAGGCCCGCCCCGAAGATGCCAGGGCGATTTCGGCACTGGTTCGCCGCGTCTATGACGAATTGCCCGCCTACCGGATGAGCGAAATCCGCGGGCAGTTGAACAATTTCCCCGAAGGCTGCTTCGTCGCCAAGATGGATGGCAAGCTGGTCGGCTATTGCGCTTCAATGCGGATCGATGGCGATGTCGCACTGAAACCGCACACGTGGGATGCGATCACCGGCAACGGATACGGCAGCCGCCACGATCCCACCGGCGACTGGCTTTATGGCTACGAAATGTGCGTCGATCCCAAAGTGCGCGGCACGCGCATCGGGCGGCGGCTTTATGAAGAACGCCGGGCGCTGGCCGAACGGCTCGACCTGTCGGGCATCGTGTTCGGCGGGCGCATGCCCAATCTCCAGCGGCTGTGGCGCAAGATCGACGGGCCAGAGGATTATCTGGCCAAAGTGCAGGACGGGAAAATCCACGATCCCGTGCTGCGTTTCCAACTCGCCAACGGCTTCGAACCGATCGGCATCCTCAAGAACTACCTGCCGGAAGACAAGAAATCGCGCGCCTATGCCGCGCATATGGTGTGGCGCAATCCGTTCGTCGACCGCGACCAGCCGACCAAATTCCGCCTGCCGCGCGATGTCGAAAGCGTGCGCATCGCCACCTGCCAGCTTCAGGCCCGCGCGGTGAAAGATTTCGAGGAGTTCATCGGGCAGATCGAATATTTCATCGATGTTGCAGCCGATTATGAGGCAGACTTCATCGTTTTTCCCGAGATGTTCACCCTGATGCTGCTGTCGTTCGAGGAAAAGGAGCTCACCCCGCTTGAAGCGATCGAGGCGCTTTCCCGCTACACCCCGCGCATCCGCAAGGCGCTGTCGGAAATGGCGCTGCAGTACAACATCAACATCATCGGCGGATCGCATCCGACGCAGAAGGAAGACGGCGACATCCACAACGTCGCCTATATCTGCCTGCGCGACGGATCGGTGCACGAGCAGGAAAAGATCCACCCCACGCCCAACGAAGCCTATTGGTGGAACATCAAGGGCGGTGATTCGATCGATTCGATTCCCACCGATTGCGGCCCGATCGGGGTGCTCATCTGCTACGATTCCGAATTCCCCGAACTGGCCCGCCGTCTGGTGGACGAAGGCGCACGGATCATTTTCGTGCCCTTCTGCACCGACAGCCGCCAGGGCTACATGCGCGTGCGCTATTGCGCGCAGGCCCGCGCCATCGAAAACCAGTGCTTCGTCGTGCTGTCGGGCAACGTCGGCAATCTGCCCAATGTCGGCAACATGGATATCCAGTATGCGCAGAGCTGCATTCTCACCCCTTGCGATTTCCCCTTCGCGCGTGACGGGGTGGCCGCCGAAGCGAGCGAGAATGTCGAGACGCTGACGATCAGCGACGTGAATCTCGCCGACCTGTCATGGGCGCGCGCCGAAGGCACGGTGCAGAATCTCAACGACCGGCGGTTCGATCTCTACCGGATCGAATGGAACGACACGCCCGCGCGCAGCGGCGACGAGGAAACCCACGGTCATCCGGCCATTGGCCCCCACACCGCCGGCGGGGGCTGA
- a CDS encoding cation:proton antiporter → MSAEMSPSTMLSDALVILGAAGLVIPIFARFRITPIIGFLMVGLAVGPYGLGRMVADYPWLTHFTITDPEGLEPFAEFGIILLLFTIGLELSFNRLWAMRRLVFGLGALELTVAAGLLALGLTMLGQYWTGALALGLALALSSTALVLPISGTRTAVGRAALSMLLFEDIAIVPIIFLLGAMAPYAQSEGMGDMFQTIWIGGLVVIAMLVIGRFALPRLFTQAARTKSPELFLSASLLVVIGASLATAAAGLSPIVGALVAGLLIAETEYNAEVEAITEPFKGLALGVFLITVGMGLDLATIWNNLWSILAGVVGVLVLKAVVTGLLLRMMGARRSTATETGILMASPSETTLIVLTAATQALLIQPGTALFWQIVTAIGLTVTPLLAAVGRAVARRVEPFPPQADTGGDGAEPRVIIIGFGRVGRIVADMLTVHGKAYVGIDADADLIMSARRDGYNARFGNAGRRDALDRLGLATAPAVVITMDQPVLTQSLTRKLRALRPDLPIIARARDWSHAARLYRSGATHAVPETLESSLQLSESVLVDLGVGVGPVIASIHEKRDEFRARIMEEGALDHKPKLRTSSLE, encoded by the coding sequence ATGTCCGCCGAAATGTCCCCCTCCACCATGCTCTCCGATGCGTTGGTCATTCTGGGGGCGGCGGGGCTGGTCATCCCGATTTTCGCGCGCTTTCGCATCACCCCGATCATCGGTTTTCTCATGGTCGGTCTGGCGGTGGGGCCCTACGGGCTCGGGCGGATGGTCGCAGACTATCCATGGCTGACCCATTTCACGATCACCGATCCCGAAGGGCTGGAACCCTTCGCCGAATTCGGCATCATCCTGCTGCTGTTCACTATCGGCCTCGAACTGTCGTTCAACCGGCTATGGGCGATGCGCAGGCTGGTGTTCGGGCTCGGCGCGCTGGAACTGACAGTGGCCGCCGGATTGCTCGCCCTGGGCCTGACGATGCTCGGGCAATACTGGACCGGCGCGCTTGCGCTGGGCCTTGCTCTTGCCCTGTCGTCCACCGCGCTGGTCCTGCCCATTTCCGGTACGCGGACGGCGGTCGGCCGGGCGGCGCTGTCGATGCTGCTGTTCGAAGATATCGCCATCGTGCCGATCATCTTCCTCCTCGGCGCCATGGCCCCCTACGCGCAGAGCGAAGGCATGGGCGACATGTTCCAGACCATCTGGATCGGCGGGCTGGTGGTGATCGCCATGCTGGTGATCGGCCGCTTCGCCCTGCCCCGGCTGTTCACTCAGGCCGCGCGCACCAAGAGCCCCGAACTGTTCCTCTCCGCCAGCCTGCTGGTGGTGATCGGCGCCAGTCTGGCCACGGCGGCGGCGGGCCTGTCGCCCATCGTCGGCGCGCTGGTGGCCGGGCTGCTGATCGCGGAAACCGAATACAACGCCGAAGTCGAAGCGATCACCGAACCGTTCAAGGGCCTGGCGCTCGGGGTGTTTCTCATCACCGTGGGCATGGGGCTCGATCTGGCGACGATCTGGAACAACCTCTGGTCGATTCTCGCCGGGGTGGTCGGTGTGCTGGTGCTCAAGGCCGTGGTCACCGGCCTGCTGCTGCGCATGATGGGCGCGCGGCGCAGCACCGCCACCGAAACCGGCATTCTGATGGCCAGCCCTTCGGAAACCACGCTGATCGTGCTCACCGCCGCCACGCAGGCGCTGCTGATCCAGCCCGGCACGGCGCTGTTCTGGCAGATCGTCACCGCGATCGGGCTGACGGTCACACCGCTGCTGGCGGCGGTGGGCCGGGCTGTCGCACGGCGGGTCGAACCTTTCCCGCCGCAAGCGGACACGGGGGGCGACGGCGCCGAACCGCGCGTCATTATCATCGGCTTCGGCCGGGTGGGCCGCATCGTCGCCGATATGCTGACCGTGCATGGCAAGGCCTATGTCGGGATCGATGCCGATGCCGATCTGATCATGTCCGCCCGGCGCGATGGCTACAATGCCCGGTTCGGCAATGCCGGGCGGCGCGATGCGCTGGACCGGCTCGGGCTGGCGACCGCGCCCGCCGTGGTCATCACCATGGACCAGCCCGTGCTGACGCAGAGCCTCACCCGCAAACTGCGCGCGCTACGCCCCGATCTGCCGATCATCGCCCGCGCCCGCGACTGGAGCCATGCCGCCCGCCTCTATCGCAGCGGGGCGACGCATGCCGTGCCCGAAACGCTGGAAAGCTCGCTCCAGCTTTCGGAATCGGTGCTGGTCGATCTGGGGGTCGGGGTCGGCCCGGTGATTGCCTCCATCCATGAAAAGCGCGATGAATTCCGCGCACGGATCATGGAAGAAGGCGCACTGGACCATAAGCCCAAGCTGCGCACCAGTTCGCTGGAGTGA
- a CDS encoding SGNH/GDSL hydrolase family protein, whose product MARQIINVGTVPDDGTGDPLRDAFVKTNSNFTELYDHSMVAGKINAWPDPFFRFLPPGALAAGRDRYWGSAAAVSLVPGTIFDGNALLRNVQGISGIGGPVIYLDELGAAPGDLITLRVLVTGNGAAASCACRPRNGNTLIDTQKQFLTDGGSASSVTSAEPLRMTATFVIPAGTTNIALYPYSNSAAPQINVEAFWGYKGNAATGPAWPTFSDDEYQNLKLSAVEEIAGPVAYGFDTFQSVAADSETITLEGANPSLSSTTSLKQLPFMGWAELCAPAGIAFNAIRVEMTDRLGESGRWKTIHAVVRTGSSPHLASAPVVAVGSIEINDTLDMQTGVEIILRDPVSGAVVTLTNAAFSGGKYLLAAYALTASGAPAAFGPPLATLSNSLGESYYHSSTNPVSGSWSKSVAHIGIGFTHLLLNNPREIPVYAPSEALTVDLGTEAAPHIDYANLGRLRKFRAKASLRMMVPAQSARIVMAMGGDSWSTLSEYMIGPLTKRLKALLGDGGVGWFGMGFTGAAANTVAGDAEGLYYATRAGTWTSNYHAGSTSPNISDARSSAAGSIYQIRNNAGASRPPLSDVKLHFTGTADGVIRWRWNGGAWSSNTNVQGTAGTQQFLSLTAFPTGTLVSAAANTDNLEIEVVSGSVILCGVDFQSAGDGIVVHKLGSSGSKASDWQASMSSGVWQDGYAQLGPVDLHTHLLGVNDDAATVPPAIFATQMGTIADNILGAIDGVGLMLLTPPRMPTRAGADYASAVRTIAMGKQAAFVDLQAVFGVTPVEYADGSAVPMVRADNSHPTAEWGTPALVAEIERSLLWR is encoded by the coding sequence ATGGCAAGGCAGATTATCAACGTGGGCACGGTTCCGGATGATGGGACCGGTGATCCGCTGCGCGATGCGTTCGTCAAAACCAATAGCAATTTCACAGAGCTTTACGACCACTCGATGGTCGCGGGAAAGATAAACGCGTGGCCAGACCCGTTCTTTCGCTTTCTTCCGCCTGGTGCTCTCGCTGCGGGCCGTGATCGATATTGGGGTAGCGCAGCGGCAGTCAGCCTTGTTCCGGGAACAATCTTCGACGGAAACGCCCTTCTCCGAAATGTCCAGGGCATCAGTGGAATTGGTGGACCTGTTATCTATCTGGATGAACTGGGGGCGGCGCCTGGCGATCTGATTACATTGCGCGTGCTGGTGACTGGAAACGGTGCGGCCGCGAGTTGCGCATGCCGACCGCGCAACGGAAATACGCTGATCGACACCCAAAAGCAGTTCCTCACTGATGGTGGCAGCGCATCCTCTGTAACGTCTGCTGAACCTTTGCGAATGACCGCTACATTCGTAATACCCGCTGGGACGACAAACATTGCCCTTTACCCCTACAGCAATTCGGCAGCGCCTCAGATCAATGTCGAAGCATTCTGGGGGTACAAGGGCAATGCGGCGACGGGACCCGCCTGGCCCACATTCAGCGACGATGAGTATCAAAACCTCAAGCTATCCGCAGTGGAAGAGATTGCGGGGCCAGTGGCTTATGGATTCGACACGTTTCAATCAGTTGCAGCAGATTCCGAGACAATCACGCTGGAAGGAGCGAATCCAAGCCTTTCTTCGACTACCTCGCTCAAGCAACTCCCCTTTATGGGCTGGGCAGAGCTTTGTGCGCCCGCAGGAATCGCCTTCAATGCCATCCGCGTGGAAATGACAGATCGCCTCGGGGAAAGCGGCAGATGGAAGACTATTCACGCCGTAGTTCGAACAGGATCGAGCCCCCATCTGGCAAGTGCACCTGTGGTCGCTGTAGGCTCAATCGAGATCAACGACACATTGGACATGCAGACTGGTGTTGAGATCATCTTGCGAGATCCTGTTAGCGGCGCAGTCGTGACTCTGACCAACGCCGCGTTCTCGGGTGGGAAATATCTGCTCGCCGCCTACGCACTGACTGCTAGCGGCGCCCCCGCCGCATTTGGCCCGCCTCTCGCGACGCTCTCAAATAGCCTGGGCGAATCGTACTACCATTCAAGCACCAACCCTGTGAGCGGTTCCTGGTCGAAATCCGTTGCGCATATCGGGATTGGGTTCACACATCTGCTGTTGAACAATCCGCGAGAGATTCCTGTCTATGCTCCGAGCGAAGCGTTAACGGTAGACCTTGGAACCGAAGCCGCGCCGCACATTGATTATGCCAATCTTGGCCGTTTGCGGAAGTTTCGTGCCAAGGCATCACTGCGAATGATGGTGCCCGCTCAATCCGCGCGTATTGTAATGGCAATGGGCGGGGATAGCTGGTCGACGCTTAGCGAATACATGATCGGCCCGCTGACCAAACGGCTGAAAGCGCTGCTGGGCGATGGCGGCGTAGGCTGGTTCGGGATGGGCTTCACCGGGGCGGCGGCGAACACCGTGGCGGGCGATGCCGAAGGGCTTTACTACGCGACGCGCGCCGGGACCTGGACAAGCAATTATCACGCCGGTTCCACCAGCCCAAATATTAGCGATGCGCGCAGTTCCGCAGCCGGATCGATCTATCAGATCCGGAATAACGCCGGGGCATCGCGGCCACCACTGAGCGACGTGAAGCTGCATTTCACGGGGACCGCTGACGGTGTGATCCGCTGGCGCTGGAACGGCGGGGCCTGGTCGAGCAATACCAATGTGCAAGGCACTGCCGGGACACAACAATTTCTAAGCCTGACCGCGTTTCCCACGGGAACGCTCGTTTCCGCAGCGGCAAACACGGACAATCTTGAAATTGAAGTGGTGTCTGGTTCGGTCATCTTATGCGGGGTAGATTTCCAGAGCGCGGGGGATGGCATCGTGGTTCACAAGCTCGGATCATCGGGATCGAAAGCAAGTGACTGGCAGGCTTCGATGAGCAGCGGGGTCTGGCAGGATGGCTATGCGCAGCTGGGCCCTGTCGATTTGCACACACACCTTTTGGGCGTCAATGATGACGCCGCGACAGTGCCGCCGGCGATCTTCGCCACACAGATGGGGACGATAGCTGACAATATTCTGGGGGCGATTGATGGAGTGGGATTGATGCTGCTCACACCACCGCGGATGCCTACTCGCGCTGGCGCTGATTACGCTTCTGCCGTTCGGACAATCGCAATGGGCAAGCAAGCAGCCTTTGTCGATTTGCAAGCAGTTTTTGGGGTTACTCCAGTTGAGTATGCGGACGGTTCGGCTGTTCCGATGGTGCGAGCCGACAATTCGCATCCGACAGCGGAATGGGGAACGCCCGCCCTAGTAGCCGAAATCGAGCGAAGCCTATTGTGGCGTTAA